The following coding sequences lie in one Deltaproteobacteria bacterium genomic window:
- a CDS encoding septal ring lytic transglycosylase RlpA family protein has product MRKILLPLLVLSVSFVSCARKEVTRPPLPPAPSKRIVLPRDKTGAYPAPYEVGGKRYYPLPESIGFVQYGKASWYGDGFHGRLTSSGEPFDMHKKSAAHKTLPLGSLVKVTNLENGKHTIVRINDRGPFVKDRIIDLSYAAAKEIDLVDKGVAEVKIVALAEEVGEQGEKGTSPPVVKVGNFGRGKFTVQVGAFENERNALELARRLKVLYDYVRVIVHRARNGKNYYKVWVSQCGTLERARRIEKELEETGFTGAFIVRI; this is encoded by the coding sequence ATGAGAAAAATCCTTTTGCCGTTGCTGGTTCTTTCCGTCTCCTTTGTCTCCTGTGCGAGGAAGGAAGTTACGAGGCCTCCCCTCCCACCTGCGCCTTCCAAGAGGATCGTCCTTCCCAGGGACAAGACAGGAGCCTACCCCGCGCCTTACGAAGTAGGGGGAAAGAGATACTACCCCCTTCCTGAATCCATTGGATTCGTTCAATATGGAAAAGCCTCATGGTACGGGGACGGGTTCCACGGGCGCCTTACATCCAGTGGTGAACCATTCGACATGCACAAGAAAAGTGCCGCCCACAAAACCCTTCCCCTGGGTTCCCTCGTGAAGGTTACCAATCTCGAAAACGGAAAACATACCATCGTTCGCATCAATGACCGCGGCCCTTTTGTCAAGGACCGCATCATTGATCTCTCCTATGCGGCGGCCAAGGAGATTGATCTGGTCGACAAGGGGGTGGCCGAGGTCAAAATAGTGGCCTTGGCCGAGGAGGTCGGGGAGCAGGGGGAAAAGGGAACTTCACCTCCCGTGGTAAAGGTAGGGAATTTTGGGAGGGGGAAATTCACTGTGCAGGTAGGGGCATTCGAGAATGAGCGGAACGCCCTGGAACTCGCCAGGCGATTAAAGGTCCTCTATGATTACGTCAGGGTCATTGTCCACCGCGCCCGAAACGGAAAGAACTATTACAAGGTGTGGGTGTCCCAATGCGGTACCCTTGAACGGGCGCGGCGCATCGAGAAGGAACTTGAAGAGACCGGTTTCACAGGGGCCTTTATAGTAAGGATCTAA
- the coaD gene encoding pantetheine-phosphate adenylyltransferase, translated as MSTQTVIYPGTFDPITNGHLSIITRALKIFDKVIIALLNNPNKVPLFSMDERMEMIREVCKDIPNVEVDTYDGLLVDYVVEKESNVILRGLRAMSDFEYEFQMQLMNRKLNRNVQSVFLMTDYKWFYTSSTIIKEAASLGGDISGLVPSIVCRKLKEKYGYG; from the coding sequence ATGAGTACGCAGACGGTGATTTATCCCGGGACCTTCGATCCCATCACCAACGGTCATTTGAGTATCATCACAAGGGCCTTGAAGATATTCGACAAGGTCATTATCGCACTCCTTAACAACCCCAACAAGGTGCCCCTTTTTTCCATGGACGAGCGCATGGAGATGATCAGGGAAGTCTGCAAGGATATTCCCAACGTGGAAGTGGACACATACGACGGGTTGTTGGTGGACTACGTGGTGGAGAAGGAATCCAACGTGATCCTCAGGGGGTTGAGGGCAATGTCGGATTTCGAGTACGAATTTCAGATGCAGCTCATGAACCGGAAGTTGAACCGCAACGTCCAATCCGTCTTTTTGATGACCGACTACAAGTGGTTTTACACCAGTTCCACCATCATCAAGGAGGCGGCCAGTCTTGGGGGAGATATCAGCGGATTGGTGCCTTCCATTGTCTGCCGTAAACTCAAGGAAAAATACGGGTACGGCTGA
- the rsmD gene encoding 16S rRNA (guanine(966)-N(2))-methyltransferase RsmD: protein MRITGGRMKGRRLATLKGMDIRPTADKVREAMFDLLGQDMTEARVLDLFAGTGILGIEALSRGACKALFVDRSLRSVRLVRKNLRVCGFEAFSVVVKGDVSRVLKSRAILKEDRFDLVFVDPPYGKGLLPPVLELLQSAEILASPSIVVAESSKGDELPGKIGRLETAGRKYYGETKLTLYHYEDD from the coding sequence ATGAGGATTACCGGTGGACGGATGAAGGGGCGACGCCTCGCGACCTTGAAGGGGATGGATATCAGGCCCACCGCGGACAAGGTCAGGGAGGCGATGTTCGATCTTCTCGGGCAGGACATGACTGAAGCCCGGGTCCTGGACCTTTTTGCCGGGACCGGAATCCTTGGAATCGAGGCCCTCAGCAGGGGAGCATGCAAGGCCCTGTTTGTTGACCGTTCACTTCGATCGGTCCGTCTTGTGAGGAAAAATCTCAGGGTCTGCGGGTTTGAGGCCTTTTCGGTCGTGGTAAAGGGGGATGTCAGTCGGGTTCTGAAATCCAGGGCGATTCTCAAAGAGGACAGATTCGACCTGGTATTTGTTGATCCCCCGTACGGGAAGGGTTTGCTCCCACCTGTTTTGGAATTGCTTCAGAGCGCGGAAATCCTCGCATCTCCATCGATCGTGGTCGCCGAGTCATCAAAGGGGGACGAACTTCCCGGGAAGATCGGCCGGCTCGAGACGGCGGGAAGAAAATATTACGGTGAAACCAAGCTAACTCTTTACCATTACGAGGATGATTGA
- the pssA gene encoding CDP-diacylglycerol--serine O-phosphatidyltransferase: MSTKRKKRNRTSRRKGIYLLPNLFTSASLFGGFYAIIASMQDRYEAAAIAILVSALFDGLDGRVARFTHTTSDFGVEYDSLSDLIAFGVAPGILAFKWALAPYGRLGWLAAFMYVICGALRLARFNIQKSVVEPNYFRGLPIPAAASLVSSWVLFANEMGGILQSKPFMALTLIYILSFLMVSTIRYLSFKKFDIRHRKPFNMLVSVILVGIVIAYRPTFMLFLITLAYTISGPAMTLFRLSRRRVRAGRGVIREGPERVIPVTGSPGGDGGIDYTDTPGGSNPEGR; encoded by the coding sequence ATGAGTACGAAAAGAAAAAAGAGAAACCGGACCAGCCGTAGAAAGGGGATCTACCTCCTTCCCAACCTCTTCACATCCGCCAGCCTGTTCGGAGGATTTTACGCGATCATAGCCTCAATGCAGGATAGGTACGAAGCGGCGGCGATCGCTATTCTTGTTTCCGCCCTTTTCGATGGATTGGATGGCAGGGTAGCGCGTTTTACCCATACGACCAGTGATTTCGGAGTCGAATACGATTCCCTGTCGGATCTCATCGCTTTCGGCGTGGCTCCGGGAATACTCGCCTTCAAGTGGGCCCTTGCCCCTTACGGGAGGCTGGGATGGCTGGCGGCATTTATGTACGTGATTTGCGGAGCCCTCAGACTCGCGCGTTTCAATATTCAGAAAAGCGTGGTCGAGCCCAATTACTTCCGGGGTCTTCCCATCCCGGCGGCCGCCTCCCTGGTTTCTTCCTGGGTCCTTTTTGCAAACGAAATGGGCGGAATCCTTCAGAGCAAACCCTTCATGGCTTTGACCCTGATCTATATCCTCTCATTTTTGATGGTCAGCACCATCCGTTACCTGAGCTTCAAAAAGTTCGACATACGGCACCGCAAACCATTCAATATGCTGGTCTCCGTCATCCTGGTGGGGATCGTCATAGCCTATCGTCCGACCTTTATGCTCTTCCTGATCACCCTTGCTTACACGATTTCAGGCCCGGCTATGACCCTTTTCCGGCTCAGCAGGCGACGAGTGCGAGCGGGACGGGGTGTAATAAGGGAAGGACCTGAAAGGGTGATCCCGGTGACCGGGAGCCCAGGAGGCGACGGGGGGATTGATTATACGGATACGCCCGGGGGGTCGAACCCTGAGGGGCGTTAG
- a CDS encoding phosphatidylserine decarboxylase family protein, which yields MKTRSKVERTKIHNRLPVAREGFPFILIGILITLSCLLFHLLVPGILAAVLTLFTIYFFRDPDRRAEVEEKVILAPADGRVVEIRTLEDGENPFGEPAFKVGIFMSIFDVHVNRIPTTGRISKIQYRPGRFLSANLDKASEENENNRITLETPDGGRLLVVQIAGLIARRIACWVRENDLVKAGMRFGLIRFGSRLDVYLPRESRVLVQRNQKVKAGLTKLGYLP from the coding sequence ATGAAGACCCGATCAAAGGTGGAAAGAACGAAGATTCATAACAGGCTGCCCGTTGCCCGTGAAGGGTTTCCGTTTATCCTGATAGGCATCCTCATCACGCTTTCCTGTCTGCTTTTTCACTTGCTGGTCCCGGGGATCTTGGCAGCCGTTCTCACCCTTTTCACAATCTATTTTTTTCGGGATCCCGATCGAAGGGCTGAGGTGGAGGAAAAGGTGATCCTGGCCCCGGCCGACGGAAGGGTCGTTGAGATCCGTACGCTGGAGGACGGGGAAAATCCTTTCGGTGAACCTGCATTTAAGGTGGGCATCTTCATGTCGATTTTTGACGTTCACGTGAACCGGATCCCCACGACCGGCAGGATCAGTAAGATCCAATATCGCCCGGGTAGATTCCTTTCCGCAAACCTGGACAAGGCTTCCGAAGAAAATGAGAATAACCGGATCACCTTGGAGACTCCCGATGGCGGAAGACTCCTGGTGGTTCAAATCGCAGGGCTGATCGCCCGGCGGATCGCCTGCTGGGTCCGGGAAAACGATCTGGTCAAAGCTGGGATGCGGTTCGGCCTGATCAGGTTCGGATCACGCCTGGATGTCTACCTTCCCCGTGAAAGCCGCGTCCTTGTCCAAAGAAACCAGAAGGTCAAGGCCGGCCTGACGAAACTGGGGTATCTGCCATGA
- the tsaB gene encoding tRNA (adenosine(37)-N6)-threonylcarbamoyltransferase complex dimerization subunit type 1 TsaB, whose protein sequence is MIAVLLALNTSSRQFSVALLKEEGDLVGELSLAPQGKNYTGLMPAVDYLLEHAGVRPRNLKAVAAAIGPGSFTGLRVGLAAAKGFCQGLDIPLIGISSLEALALQAPCCALPVCAILESRRGEVFSALFRRLEDEKVERVTEDMSIKIERLSSIVRERTFFLGNDFGRQGSLISKALGEDALLAPSSLWNPRASSVGCLALKRFHKADFDGLPDLVPTYMRPPDIRPNPYPVISQGETSIAPGD, encoded by the coding sequence TTGATCGCCGTGTTGTTGGCCTTGAACACTTCGAGCAGACAGTTCAGTGTGGCTCTCCTGAAAGAGGAGGGCGACCTGGTGGGAGAACTCTCTCTGGCTCCCCAGGGGAAGAACTATACGGGGTTGATGCCTGCCGTGGACTACCTTTTAGAGCATGCAGGGGTTCGTCCCCGGAATCTCAAGGCCGTTGCAGCGGCGATCGGCCCCGGAAGCTTTACGGGTTTGCGGGTGGGTCTTGCCGCAGCCAAGGGGTTTTGCCAGGGCCTGGATATCCCTTTGATCGGAATTTCCAGCCTCGAGGCCCTGGCCCTGCAGGCGCCCTGTTGCGCTCTTCCGGTATGTGCGATCCTGGAATCCAGGCGTGGAGAGGTCTTTTCCGCCCTGTTCCGAAGGCTTGAAGATGAGAAGGTTGAGAGGGTCACCGAAGATATGAGTATTAAGATTGAAAGGCTCTCTTCCATTGTAAGGGAGAGAACCTTTTTCCTGGGCAACGATTTCGGGAGGCAGGGGTCACTTATATCAAAGGCGCTCGGGGAAGATGCGCTCCTGGCCCCATCGAGCCTCTGGAATCCAAGGGCCTCTTCCGTGGGGTGTCTGGCCCTCAAGCGTTTTCACAAAGCCGATTTTGACGGCCTGCCTGATCTCGTTCCTACCTACATGAGGCCCCCGGACATCCGGCCGAATCCCTACCCGGTCATTTCTCAGGGTGAAACCTCGATCGCCCCAGGAGATTGA
- the rseP gene encoding RIP metalloprotease RseP, whose translation MHFFLYYTLPFIVVLGVLIFFHELGHFLMAKYFRVKVLKFSLGFGPRIVGKTIGETEYVVSAVPLGGYVKMLGEDGEEEEPIAPEDEERAFQNQHVLKRMAIVAAGPVFNLILALFLFFGIYWVSGAYVTLPEIGEVTSGSAAAEAGLKKGDVVLSIQGKKIEEWLEMREIIRDKAGIPLEITVRRGGKVLTFKVTPREHIEKVYGQEIKSALIGIVSSGKYKKIEFGPLSAFQRAVLETWKWIERTCMVVVDLVRGRLSLKLLGGPIMIGKMTGDVAQESLPLLLPFMAMVSVNLGILNLFPIPILDGGLLLFLLVELVSGRPISLKKRDLAQKVGLAILIFLMIFVTYNDILKLIKQ comes from the coding sequence ATGCATTTTTTCCTGTATTATACTCTTCCTTTTATTGTTGTGTTGGGGGTGTTGATTTTTTTCCACGAGCTGGGACACTTTCTCATGGCCAAATATTTTCGGGTGAAGGTCCTTAAGTTTTCCCTGGGTTTCGGTCCCAGGATCGTGGGCAAGACCATAGGTGAAACGGAATATGTCGTTTCCGCCGTTCCCCTCGGGGGTTATGTGAAGATGCTGGGAGAAGACGGGGAAGAAGAGGAACCCATCGCCCCGGAAGACGAGGAGCGTGCTTTCCAGAACCAGCACGTGCTTAAACGGATGGCCATCGTGGCTGCGGGCCCCGTATTCAACCTGATCCTCGCCCTTTTCTTGTTTTTCGGTATCTACTGGGTATCGGGGGCCTACGTGACCCTTCCCGAAATCGGGGAAGTGACCTCCGGATCCGCGGCGGCGGAGGCGGGATTGAAGAAGGGTGACGTGGTCTTGTCCATACAGGGGAAGAAGATCGAGGAATGGCTGGAGATGCGGGAGATCATCCGGGACAAGGCCGGGATACCCCTGGAGATCACCGTTCGGAGGGGCGGAAAGGTGTTGACTTTCAAGGTCACCCCGAGGGAACACATTGAAAAGGTTTACGGGCAGGAAATCAAGAGCGCCCTTATCGGGATCGTTTCGAGCGGAAAATACAAAAAGATCGAATTCGGTCCCCTTTCCGCTTTCCAGAGGGCCGTTCTGGAGACCTGGAAGTGGATCGAGAGGACCTGCATGGTGGTTGTCGATCTTGTGCGGGGCCGCTTGTCCCTGAAACTGCTGGGAGGGCCCATCATGATCGGGAAGATGACGGGGGATGTGGCCCAGGAAAGCCTTCCCCTGCTCCTTCCCTTTATGGCCATGGTGAGCGTCAACCTCGGCATTCTCAACCTTTTTCCCATCCCGATCCTTGACGGCGGACTTCTCCTCTTTCTCCTCGTGGAACTTGTCTCCGGGAGGCCGATCAGTCTGAAAAAGAGGGATCTTGCCCAGAAGGTAGGCCTTGCAATCCTCATCTTTCTCATGATTTTCGTGACCTACAACGATATCTTGAAGCTGATTAAACAATAG
- a CDS encoding 1-deoxy-D-xylulose-5-phosphate reductoisomerase: MKNVALLGSTGSIGTSALGIIEQFPDRYRVVALSAGKNLDLLAFQIRKFKPRAVAVLEEADASSLREKIPGGLPYVFAGVEGFARLAALDEVDTVISAITGSAGLIPTFAAVEAGKNVALANKETMVMAGSLVMEKAREKGINILPVDSEHSAIFQCLQGHPREDLRRIILTASGGPFRNMTLEELVSVTPEQALQHPNWSMGRKITIDSATLMNKGLEAIEARWLFDLKMDQISILIHPQSIIHSMVEYKDGSVIAQLGVPDMATPISYALSYPNHLETHVPPLRLEDAAALSFERCDRRKYRCLDLALRAAEIGDSMPAVMNGANEVAVEAFLEKRIGFLQIPQLIEKAMEAHAPFQVENIESVMEADAWARRKAEDLLKKMSR, translated from the coding sequence ATGAAAAATGTCGCTCTGTTGGGCTCGACCGGATCTATCGGCACGAGCGCCCTTGGCATTATAGAGCAGTTCCCGGACCGATATCGCGTTGTGGCCCTCAGTGCCGGGAAGAACCTTGACCTATTGGCCTTCCAGATTCGGAAATTCAAGCCCCGGGCGGTGGCGGTGCTTGAAGAGGCGGACGCATCGAGCTTAAGGGAAAAAATCCCCGGTGGGCTGCCGTATGTTTTCGCAGGGGTGGAGGGGTTCGCCCGCCTTGCCGCCCTCGATGAAGTGGACACGGTGATTTCCGCTATTACGGGTTCTGCAGGATTGATCCCTACCTTCGCCGCCGTCGAGGCAGGGAAGAACGTCGCCTTGGCTAACAAGGAGACTATGGTGATGGCCGGAAGTCTAGTCATGGAAAAGGCGCGGGAAAAGGGTATTAACATCCTTCCCGTGGACAGCGAGCACAGCGCCATCTTCCAGTGCCTTCAAGGTCACCCGAGGGAAGATCTCAGGAGAATCATCCTGACGGCTTCCGGGGGGCCGTTTAGGAACATGACATTGGAGGAACTGGTCTCCGTGACTCCGGAGCAGGCCTTACAGCACCCAAACTGGAGCATGGGACGGAAAATCACTATCGATTCCGCGACCCTTATGAACAAGGGGCTCGAGGCCATTGAGGCCCGATGGCTCTTTGACCTGAAAATGGATCAAATCAGTATCCTGATCCATCCCCAGAGTATCATCCATTCCATGGTGGAATATAAGGATGGGTCCGTAATCGCCCAGTTGGGGGTGCCGGATATGGCCACTCCCATCTCTTACGCCTTGTCTTATCCGAACCACCTGGAAACCCATGTTCCACCCCTGCGTCTGGAGGATGCGGCTGCTTTGAGCTTCGAGCGTTGCGACCGGCGAAAGTACCGCTGCCTGGACCTGGCCCTTCGGGCGGCGGAAATCGGGGACAGTATGCCCGCCGTTATGAACGGGGCCAACGAGGTGGCTGTAGAGGCCTTTCTCGAAAAAAGGATCGGATTTTTACAGATTCCACAGCTCATCGAGAAGGCCATGGAGGCCCATGCCCCTTTTCAGGTGGAGAATATCGAGAGTGTCATGGAAGCGGATGCATGGGCTAGGCGGAAGGCGGAGGATCTTCTCAAAAAGATGAGTCGTTGA
- a CDS encoding SDR family oxidoreductase, whose amino-acid sequence MSRTSKFDRVRVLVTGGAGFLGSHLCERLLKDGCDVLCLDNYFTGQKRNIFHLLKDPGFEVIRHDIVNPIFLEVDQIYNLACPASPIHYQFNPVKTTKTSVMGAIHMLGLAKRVKAKVLQASTSEVYGDPTEHPQGEAYWGNVNPIGPRACYDEGKRCAETLFFDYHRQNGVNIRVVRIFNTYGPRMHPDDGRVISNFITQALHGEPITIFGDGSQTRSFCYVEDMVDGIVKMMNAGDDFTGPVNLGNPAESSILDLAKLIIRLTGSKSRLEFKPTIPDDPKRRRPDITLARERLGWEPRVPLEEGLKRTIDYFRGLFEEK is encoded by the coding sequence ATGAGCAGAACCTCGAAATTCGACAGGGTAAGGGTCCTTGTCACAGGGGGTGCCGGCTTCCTGGGGTCCCATCTATGCGAACGACTCCTGAAGGACGGATGTGATGTCCTTTGCCTGGACAACTACTTCACCGGACAAAAGAGGAATATTTTCCACCTGTTGAAGGACCCCGGCTTTGAGGTCATCCGTCATGATATAGTGAATCCCATCTTCCTAGAGGTGGACCAGATTTACAACCTGGCCTGTCCGGCATCTCCCATACATTATCAATTCAACCCGGTCAAAACGACCAAGACCAGCGTCATGGGCGCGATCCACATGCTGGGGCTGGCAAAGAGGGTGAAGGCCAAGGTCCTTCAGGCCTCCACCAGCGAGGTTTACGGAGATCCGACGGAACATCCTCAGGGAGAGGCCTACTGGGGAAATGTCAATCCAATCGGCCCGAGGGCCTGTTATGATGAGGGGAAACGGTGTGCGGAAACCCTTTTTTTCGACTACCACAGGCAGAACGGAGTCAATATCCGGGTCGTACGGATTTTCAACACCTACGGCCCGCGGATGCATCCGGATGATGGAAGAGTCATCAGCAATTTCATCACCCAGGCCCTGCATGGTGAACCCATCACCATTTTCGGGGACGGCAGTCAGACGAGATCTTTTTGCTATGTTGAGGACATGGTCGATGGTATTGTCAAGATGATGAATGCCGGGGATGATTTCACAGGCCCTGTGAACCTGGGAAACCCGGCGGAATCGAGCATCCTGGACCTGGCCAAACTCATCATCCGGTTGACCGGTTCCAAATCCAGACTTGAATTCAAACCTACCATCCCGGATGATCCCAAGAGGCGGCGCCCCGACATAACTTTGGCCCGGGAGAGGCTCGGGTGGGAGCCCCGGGTACCCCTCGAAGAGGGATTGAAGCGGACGATCGATTATTTCAGAGGACTATTTGAAGAAAAATGA
- a CDS encoding phosphatidate cytidylyltransferase, which yields MHLKRWLTGIVAVPVLIYLIGIGPRWCFHLLVAIFGVIGLWEFFKIACPGSPAWIKGGTYGLALCLFLSASLGNFYSVPVLIFLFAALPLALLMLFTGISFRESIDWAGRTVLGSVYICVPLSFLIIIDRFPKGNYWIFFLLFVVFASDTGAFYVGRTVGKHKLYPSVSPGKTWEGAVAGLLSGIGGALVFPFLLPLYRVRPGILLLAGALSVLGQIGDLVESMIKRLCGVKDSGGILPGHGGVLDRIDALLFAVPLLYLYLSWSA from the coding sequence ATGCACCTCAAGAGATGGCTCACAGGAATCGTCGCGGTGCCGGTGCTGATCTATCTCATCGGAATCGGCCCCAGGTGGTGTTTTCATCTCCTCGTGGCCATTTTTGGCGTCATCGGCCTTTGGGAATTCTTTAAAATCGCTTGCCCCGGATCGCCTGCCTGGATCAAGGGTGGAACTTATGGCCTGGCTCTTTGCCTCTTTCTCTCAGCCTCCCTTGGAAATTTCTATTCTGTTCCAGTGCTGATTTTCCTTTTCGCTGCTTTGCCGCTGGCCCTTTTAATGCTGTTCACCGGCATATCCTTTCGGGAATCAATCGATTGGGCCGGAAGGACGGTTTTGGGGTCCGTTTATATCTGCGTACCACTCTCCTTTCTTATCATCATTGATCGTTTCCCTAAGGGTAATTACTGGATTTTTTTCCTCCTTTTTGTGGTCTTTGCCAGCGATACAGGGGCCTTTTATGTCGGACGCACCGTGGGAAAACACAAGCTCTACCCTTCGGTCAGCCCCGGAAAGACCTGGGAGGGGGCTGTGGCTGGATTGTTGAGTGGCATTGGAGGAGCATTGGTTTTCCCCTTCCTCCTGCCCCTTTATCGGGTTCGACCGGGAATCCTGCTTCTCGCGGGTGCACTGTCCGTTTTGGGTCAGATCGGTGATCTGGTTGAGTCCATGATCAAGAGGCTTTGCGGGGTCAAGGATTCGGGAGGTATACTTCCGGGACACGGAGGGGTGCTGGACAGGATCGACGCTCTTCTCTTTGCCGTACCCCTTTTATATCTATATCTGTCCTGGTCGGCATGA
- a CDS encoding isoprenyl transferase, whose translation MPNIDPEKLPKHVAIIMDGNGRWARQRAMNRVRGHEVGAESVRVIVRTSRELGIRWLTLYAFSEENWVRPKYEIRALMGLLKRFLKSELQEMLENGIRLNTIGRIGKLPADVQETLRETKELTSGNSNMVLTLALSYGSRQEIFDAFQKLAARIEAGELSAKAITEGMISDALYTAGMPDPDLLIRTSGEFRLSNFLLWQMAYTEIYITPTYWPDFRREEYLKALEEFQKRERRFGATGDQVAEGGKPISPRDAGHVTQ comes from the coding sequence ATGCCCAATATCGATCCTGAAAAATTACCGAAACACGTGGCCATCATCATGGACGGAAACGGCCGGTGGGCCAGGCAAAGGGCCATGAACCGCGTCCGGGGCCACGAAGTGGGGGCCGAATCGGTCCGGGTGATTGTACGCACCAGCAGGGAACTCGGGATCCGCTGGCTCACCCTTTATGCATTTTCAGAGGAAAACTGGGTGAGGCCGAAATACGAGATCCGGGCCCTGATGGGATTGCTGAAGCGTTTTTTGAAGTCCGAACTCCAGGAGATGCTGGAAAACGGAATACGCCTGAACACCATCGGGAGGATCGGAAAGCTGCCCGCGGACGTGCAGGAGACCCTGAGGGAAACCAAGGAACTTACCTCCGGGAACAGCAATATGGTCCTCACCCTCGCCCTGAGTTACGGATCGCGCCAGGAAATATTCGATGCGTTCCAAAAGCTGGCCGCCCGCATTGAGGCAGGAGAATTGTCGGCCAAGGCAATCACGGAAGGGATGATCTCCGATGCCCTTTATACGGCCGGAATGCCGGATCCCGATCTGTTGATCAGGACCAGCGGGGAGTTCCGATTGAGCAACTTCCTCCTTTGGCAAATGGCCTATACGGAGATTTACATCACCCCGACCTACTGGCCGGATTTCAGGAGGGAGGAATACCTCAAGGCCCTCGAGGAATTCCAGAAAAGGGAAAGGAGGTTCGGGGCCACAGGGGATCAGGTGGCGGAAGGCGGAAAACCCATTTCTCCACGGGACGCGGGGCATGTGACGCAGTGA
- the frr gene encoding ribosome recycling factor produces MKEEILSETREKMNKTIEALKREFSKLRTGRASTALLDGIRVDCYDTQMPLDQVASLSVPESRLILVKPWDQSIIGEIEKSILKSELGLTPMNDGKMIRIPIPPLTEERRKELAKLAKKMAEEGKISIRNHRREANEYLKELKNEKEISEDEAFRGQEEVQKITDEFIKKIDEITSEKEKEIMEF; encoded by the coding sequence ATGAAAGAAGAGATTCTATCTGAGACGCGGGAAAAGATGAACAAGACCATCGAAGCCCTCAAGAGGGAGTTTTCCAAGCTCCGCACCGGCAGGGCCTCGACGGCGCTCCTGGATGGGATACGGGTCGATTGCTACGATACACAGATGCCCCTGGACCAAGTGGCGTCTCTTTCGGTGCCGGAAAGCCGCTTGATCCTCGTTAAACCCTGGGACCAGTCCATTATTGGGGAGATTGAAAAGAGTATCCTTAAGTCGGAATTGGGCCTGACCCCCATGAACGATGGAAAGATGATCAGGATTCCAATTCCACCGCTCACTGAGGAACGGAGAAAAGAATTGGCCAAACTGGCCAAAAAGATGGCTGAAGAAGGTAAGATCTCCATTCGAAATCACAGGCGGGAGGCGAACGAGTACCTGAAGGAATTGAAGAACGAAAAGGAGATCTCCGAGGATGAAGCCTTCAGGGGGCAGGAGGAGGTCCAAAAGATCACCGATGAATTTATCAAGAAGATCGACGAGATCACCTCGGAGAAGGAAAAAGAAATCATGGAATTCTAG
- a CDS encoding UMP kinase, whose product MPSKPPRYRRVLLKVSGEALMGDQSFGIEPETLGKVAREIQGLQTKGIEVAVVVGGGNIFRGLKAGEYGIGRVPADHMGMLATVINGIALGEALKGRGVETRVMSAVEMNEIAEPYIRSRAVDHLHKGRVVIFTAGTGNPFFSTDTAATLRALEIQAGVFLKATKVDGVFDADPAEVPTAKRFSRLTYDQVLAMNLKVMDLTSVSLAKDQGLPIVVFNMKRPGNIERAVFGEDVGTLISGGES is encoded by the coding sequence ATGCCAAGTAAGCCCCCCCGATACAGGCGAGTCCTGCTCAAAGTGAGCGGGGAGGCCTTGATGGGGGATCAGTCCTTCGGTATTGAACCGGAGACCCTCGGAAAGGTGGCCCGCGAAATTCAGGGACTCCAAACTAAGGGCATAGAGGTGGCCGTGGTGGTCGGCGGAGGGAATATCTTCAGAGGGTTGAAGGCCGGCGAGTACGGCATAGGCCGGGTACCCGCCGATCACATGGGCATGCTTGCCACGGTAATAAACGGTATCGCGTTGGGTGAGGCCCTAAAGGGACGGGGAGTTGAGACGAGGGTCATGTCTGCGGTTGAAATGAACGAGATCGCCGAACCCTATATCCGATCCCGCGCCGTGGACCATCTCCATAAGGGGCGGGTTGTGATCTTCACGGCGGGGACCGGTAATCCTTTTTTCAGTACGGATACGGCAGCCACCCTGCGGGCCCTGGAGATCCAGGCCGGCGTTTTTTTGAAGGCAACAAAGGTGGATGGAGTGTTCGATGCCGATCCTGCGGAGGTCCCCACGGCCAAGCGGTTTTCAAGATTGACCTATGACCAGGTTTTGGCCATGAATCTCAAGGTCATGGACTTGACCTCGGTCTCCCTGGCGAAGGACCAGGGACTACCCATCGTCGTCTTCAATATGAAAAGACCTGGAAACATCGAGAGGGCGGTTTTCGGGGAAGACGTGGGAACACTCATTTCAGGAGGCGAATCATGA